The proteins below are encoded in one region of Sulfolobus islandicus Y.N.15.51:
- a CDS encoding transposase — protein MKPWIEYYNLPVPYDKLSSRHKTLLKMHYILITSKALSSLDLYILRVLIVMMIWQCSYRDVEAYYYTDIVVRWFLGERKSKSENHRRAKKLRGEIKKAFKEYAKELEEKLSKLENYLPSSALYGKVNKLWAIDSNIIEVPFGKRNKETLKKKLELNLRQGKFREAANLIYYYMRAKIHRRFKGEFAKKRGRSFFGFKVLYAISPTMILHAIQVEFANFPDNKVGFGMSGYKVVDRGFLGMPSTWIIGFSSFRRYVEFFGIFLKRYWRPYAINKDMVEVFVYVIGIIYNSLIYTSVLAKVPQEEFVKLSS, from the coding sequence ATGAAACCTTGGATAGAATACTACAATCTCCCGGTCCCCTATGATAAACTATCATCAAGGCATAAAACTCTTTTGAAAATGCACTACATACTAATCACCTCAAAAGCACTATCATCACTAGACCTATACATACTTAGAGTACTCATCGTCATGATGATATGGCAATGCTCCTACAGAGATGTAGAAGCATACTATTACACGGACATTGTAGTAAGATGGTTTCTAGGAGAACGCAAGTCAAAATCCGAAAACCACAGAAGGGCAAAGAAACTTAGGGGAGAAATAAAGAAAGCATTCAAGGAATACGCAAAAGAACTTGAGGAAAAGCTAAGCAAACTAGAAAACTACTTGCCAAGTAGTGCCTTATACGGCAAAGTTAACAAACTCTGGGCAATAGATTCCAACATAATCGAAGTACCCTTCGGAAAGAGAAACAAGGAGACATTAAAGAAAAAGCTAGAACTCAACTTGAGACAAGGAAAGTTTAGGGAAGCAGCAAACTTAATTTACTACTATATGAGGGCTAAGATTCATCGTAGATTTAAGGGTGAGTTTGCGAAGAAGAGGGGTAGGAGTTTCTTCGGCTTCAAGGTTTTATATGCTATTTCCCCAACCATGATTCTTCACGCAATTCAAGTTGAGTTTGCAAACTTTCCCGATAATAAGGTTGGTTTTGGTATGAGTGGTTATAAGGTTGTTGATAGGGGTTTCTTGGGAATGCCCTCAACTTGGATAATTGGTTTTTCTAGTTTTAGACGTTATGTTGAATTCTTTGGTATTTTCTTGAAGAGGTATTGGAGACCTTACGCTATTAACAAGGATATGGTTGAGGTTTTTGTTTACGTTATTGGAATAATTTACAATTCCTTGATTTACACTTCCGTGTTAGCAAAAGTTCCGCAAGAGGAATTTGTCAAACTCTCTAGTTAA